From the Triticum urartu cultivar G1812 chromosome 4, Tu2.1, whole genome shotgun sequence genome, the window CCTTATTGAATTCATGCACCAGCCAGTTACTCAGAAATTTCGAAGTATGGAAGAAAGTCAGATCCTATACTCCAACGGATAGCGAACCAGCACGAAATGTGGAAACGGAGTTTTTGAATTCGTGCGCCAGCCGGTTACTCGAAGAAGCTCCAAGACCCTCTTTGGCGATGAGTTTTGTAGAAAAGGAGTTTTTGGCCGGTGTAGCAGCTGCCGACGGCTGGAATCAAACCAGCACAAAAATCGGGTAGCGAGACTTTGATCAGAGAATCAATTCCCACACAGAAACTTCTGAGAGTTTGCAACAAAGCAAGCCTCGCCACTTACTGCTTGACTTACATGAGTCTTCGCATTCGCCGGAGTGCTACTGCAATGACGTGACAACGACGGACGGACGGACGGTGAATTCCAACCCAATCGCCGGCATAAACAACGCCGTGGAGAACGCGCTCGCGATGATCTCATCTGACAGCCACCTCCCCTGCCGTGGACCGGCCGGCCGCGAGCACGAACGAATCGGAGCTGCTGGACTGGGCTGGACCGTCCAAATGGAAGCTGCTGATCGATTTATTAATCTGCGCCGCAAAATAACAAGAGAGGAATCGCATCGAGCGCAGCACGGGAATCCATCCGCTCCTTGCCTTTATCGCCGGAACGGACGATTCGAGACGCGATCCATCCGCCACCGGCGCGGCGCcatggacggacggacggacggaGCTCGGCCAcgggggagggagaaggagaacGGGGCACGCACGTCCGGGGAATGGCGGCACGCTCCGCATGCCGCGGCGAAAAGCGCTCGCTTTGGAACCATGGCCTGCCCTCCTCCGTGCCTGCCGCCTCTGCTTTCGCTGCATGCGGCTTTTCGTAGCCTGGTCCAGCCACGGCCAAGCAACGGAAGAATCCAAAGCTGTTTCGTTTCGCTCGGCGCGGATCGACAAAGCCATATCGATGGAGCTTGTGCTTTGTCTGTCCATATGGAGTGCAAGCGAAACGCCGGAGTTTCTGTTGGTCGTGTTGGGATCGCAGGGCATGTGCCATCTGCTGCACTGAACCGGTTGGCCCTCTCTGTCGCAACACCTTGCGGCCATGGCGCCCGCGGACCGGCCCGGCCGGCCATTGGCGGCGTGAGCGGACGCTTGTGCGGGTGAACGGCTGAAACGACAGCTCGATCGGCACAAGAACTGGACGATGAATGCCAGAGGAGACCATCAGGGATCATGGAATGCACTCAAGCTTTCAATAACTTAAGAACAAGTATATGTAAGGATTATAGTACCACCGCTCACTCCTGCTGTTTAATGGCCACTCACTCACTAATTTACTTGCATCAATCCTGGGAGGGATCGGGAGGTTCCTACGTGCGTACATCCATCGCCGTCCCGCCGCAATCTCTGAAGCCAGCCAACCAGCGCGGACCAAAGCACGGTGAGCGCCACGGCCGGGACCCTCCCGGCGGCCAGGCCGACGAGGACGACCACGGTCACAGCTACCAAGGGGAAccggcctccccctccccctaCGCCGTCCGCCCCGGCGATTCCCATCGGCGCACGCGCACCGCCGTTGCCCGTGTCGCGGAGAGGACCCGACGAATCCGGCGATTTGGTGGCGGCGTCCGCGCCGTTACCCATGCCGCGGAGAGGGCCCGATGAGTCGCGCGATTTGATGCCGTCAAGCATGCCAAGGCGGAGAGGGCCCGATGAGTCCCGCGATCCGATGGCAGCGGCCTCCGCCTTGGCGTTCGCTTGGCTGCGTCTGCCGCGGCGAGAGTCCAGGGGATCCGTCGCCCCGGCATTGTCGCCGAGCGTGGAGTCCGCTACGCTGACCTCGCTGCGGAAAGAGCTTGACCGGAAAGAACTTGACAGGGAGCCGGACTCCTTGCCAATCTTCCGGCCTCTCTGCAATTTCCTGGGGATCAGCTTCCTCCAAGGCGACCTCTTCCTCGGCTTCGGCTCCCAGACGCACGAATCCTCGCCGGCCTCGCTCCTCTCGTCAATGCCGAGGATGGAGGCGCTGATCCCCCTGCCGGAGTCGGAGAAGCTCGATCCCAGCGGCTCCGGCTCCCCCTCCAGCTCCCGGATCGGCGAGACGTAGCCGCGGCCGTCGTCGATATCCAGCTCCGCGGTGGGCGCCGGGGGCCGGGGCCGCCGGCGAAGCGAGGACGCCCTGACGGATTCCAGCAGGAAGAGCGAGAAGGCGGCGACGGTGACGGCCGCAACCACCTTCCTGCTCCAGATCACGAGGAGGGCGAGGGACGCCACGCCGAGGAGCGCGAGGAACCCCAATCCGAGGCCGGCGGCCCCGCCTCCGGGGCGGCGGACGGGCTCCGCCCGCGGAAGGTCGGGCCTTGGCTGGGCCGACGGCGGGCAGACGGCGGCCGGCGGGGGTGGAGGAGAGGGAGGCGGGGGAGAGGGCTCGGAGGAAGGCAAAGGGGGGGCGCCGCGCCTCTTGCGCCTGCCGGAGGAGGGGCCCTGCTTCTTGAGGCGGCCATGGTTCTTGACGAAGAGGTCGGCGAGGGAGGTGGGGAAGCCGGTCTGGACGGGGAGGGGGCCGGCGCGCGCGGGGCGGAGCGCGGAGATGAGGCGGCCGAGGCGGCCGGCGGGGCGGTCCTTGGGCGGGCTTGGCATCAGCGGCGGCCGGCGCCGGCGAGCATGGAAGGGGGCCGACCGGCGCGCCGGGCCTCCGCCTGCC encodes:
- the LOC125550211 gene encoding WAS/WASL-interacting protein family member 3-like; translation: MFGNPLAPSLRLPLSIPTPPKKRSVTNPEHHQTPDAEAGGGPARRSAPFHARRRRPPLMPSPPKDRPAGRLGRLISALRPARAGPLPVQTGFPTSLADLFVKNHGRLKKQGPSSGRRKRRGAPPLPSSEPSPPPPSPPPPPAAVCPPSAQPRPDLPRAEPVRRPGGGAAGLGLGFLALLGVASLALLVIWSRKVVAAVTVAAFSLFLLESVRASSLRRRPRPPAPTAELDIDDGRGYVSPIRELEGEPEPLGSSFSDSGRGISASILGIDERSEAGEDSCVWEPKPRKRSPWRKLIPRKLQRGRKIGKESGSLSSSFRSSSFRSEVSVADSTLGDNAGATDPLDSRRGRRSQANAKAEAAAIGSRDSSGPLRLGMLDGIKSRDSSGPLRGMGNGADAATKSPDSSGPLRDTGNGGARAPMGIAGADGVGGGGGRFPLVAVTVVVLVGLAAGRVPAVALTVLWSALVGWLQRLRRDGDGCTHVGTSRSLPGLMQVN